A single Inediibacterium massiliense DNA region contains:
- a CDS encoding spore coat protein — protein MASFLGNKIKDNTDINDEVIANNMIASATAGAQAYLNATISSATPELRAMYSASLNQMVGGHTAITELSIKKGWEKPYNSPSEQLSDAYSKSKNTLN, from the coding sequence ATGGCTTCTTTTTTAGGTAATAAAATCAAAGATAATACAGATATTAATGATGAAGTGATCGCAAATAACATGATTGCTAGTGCTACAGCTGGTGCACAAGCTTATCTAAATGCTACTATCTCTTCTGCAACACCAGAGTTAAGAGCAATGTACTCTGCAAGTTTAAATCAGATGGTAGGAGGCCATACTGCAATAACAGAGTTGTCTATTAAAAAAGGTTGGGAAAAGCCTTATAATTCTCCAAGTGAACAATTATCCGATGCTTATAGCAAATCTAAAAATACATTAAATTAA
- a CDS encoding metal-dependent transcriptional regulator: MLSPSLEDYLEEVYRLSLNNKEIRVLDVATKLNVSSPSVVKALRKLNKQGYIIYKRYEGIYLTEEGNKLGCLLVKRNTVLQEFLTVIYSKCNKEEEAEAMEHYLSSPTILAIENLVEFMNKNQEIQKDFIKFCKEKEEKHWSEEIDT, encoded by the coding sequence ATGTTATCACCGAGTTTAGAGGATTATTTGGAGGAGGTATATAGATTATCTTTAAATAATAAAGAAATAAGAGTGTTAGATGTAGCTACCAAATTAAATGTATCTTCTCCATCTGTTGTGAAAGCACTCCGAAAATTAAATAAACAAGGATATATTATATATAAAAGATATGAAGGTATTTATCTTACAGAAGAAGGAAATAAATTAGGATGTTTATTAGTGAAGAGAAATACAGTACTTCAAGAATTTTTAACTGTCATATATAGTAAATGTAATAAAGAAGAAGAAGCTGAAGCTATGGAGCATTATTTAAGTTCGCCAACGATTTTGGCCATTGAAAATTTAGTTGAATTTATGAATAAGAATCAAGAGATTCAAAAAGATTTTATAAAATTTTGCAAAGAAAAAGAGGAAAAGCATTGGAGTGAAGAAATTGATACATAA
- a CDS encoding nucleoside recognition domain-containing protein — translation MSNPVHILLDLQNEISNKDHSIFRDSMVSSIYKEAENLSTQFVYKNEEKKYNWDEKLDNILTSKIFGYPIMFLLLGLVFWITITGANVPSSLLADFLFGIEAHITTFFMEIGAPKWVHGILVLGMYRTLAWVISVMLPPMAIFFPCFTLLEDLGYLPRVAFNLDKLFKKAGAHGKQSLTMSMGFGCNAAGIIACRIIESPRERLIAMITNNFVPCNGRFPTLIAVSSIFIGSIVASQYSTMVASFFVCILVIIGILVTLGVSFGLSKTLLKGVPSSFTLELPPYRKPQFGKILYRSLIDRTIFVLGRAIVVAAPAGLVTWILANVFIGGESILSIVAGFLQPFAHLIGMDGFILMAFILGLPANEIVLPILIMSYMSKGAMLELDSIEAMGNLFVANGWTWLTALNVMLFSLLHFPCATTLWTIKKESGSFKWTFLSAIIPTCIAIATCFILTQFVRLIGLA, via the coding sequence TCCTGTCCATATATTATTAGATCTTCAAAATGAAATTTCAAACAAAGATCATTCTATCTTTAGAGATAGTATGGTCAGCAGTATATACAAAGAAGCAGAAAACTTGAGTACTCAATTTGTCTATAAAAATGAAGAAAAAAAATATAATTGGGATGAAAAACTTGATAATATTCTTACTTCTAAAATATTTGGTTATCCTATTATGTTTTTACTTTTAGGATTAGTTTTTTGGATTACCATCACAGGAGCAAATGTCCCTTCTTCTTTATTAGCAGACTTTTTGTTTGGTATAGAAGCTCATATTACTACATTTTTTATGGAAATAGGTGCCCCAAAATGGGTGCACGGAATCTTAGTTTTAGGAATGTATCGTACCCTTGCATGGGTTATATCTGTTATGTTACCTCCTATGGCTATATTTTTTCCATGCTTTACTCTTTTAGAAGACTTAGGATATCTTCCTAGAGTTGCTTTTAATCTTGATAAATTATTTAAAAAAGCTGGCGCTCATGGAAAACAGTCTCTTACTATGAGTATGGGATTTGGATGTAATGCTGCTGGTATTATTGCTTGTAGAATTATAGAATCTCCAAGAGAAAGATTGATTGCCATGATTACAAACAACTTTGTTCCTTGTAATGGACGTTTTCCTACACTTATTGCAGTTTCTAGTATTTTTATAGGAAGTATAGTAGCCAGTCAATATAGCACCATGGTTGCATCCTTTTTTGTATGTATTTTAGTCATCATAGGTATTTTAGTAACTTTAGGAGTTTCTTTTGGACTTTCTAAAACTTTATTAAAGGGTGTTCCTTCTTCCTTTACATTAGAACTACCTCCTTATCGAAAGCCTCAGTTTGGAAAAATACTCTATCGATCTTTAATTGACAGAACCATATTTGTATTAGGAAGAGCTATAGTTGTTGCAGCTCCAGCAGGTCTTGTAACTTGGATTTTAGCCAATGTATTTATTGGAGGAGAAAGTATTTTATCTATTGTTGCAGGTTTTTTACAACCTTTTGCCCATCTTATAGGTATGGATGGATTTATTCTTATGGCCTTTATTTTAGGTCTTCCTGCAAATGAAATTGTACTCCCTATTTTGATTATGAGCTATATGTCCAAAGGGGCTATGCTAGAGTTAGATAGTATAGAAGCTATGGGTAACTTATTTGTAGCAAATGGATGGACCTGGCTTACTGCCTTAAATGTAATGTTATTTTCCCTTTTACATTTTCCATGTGCAACTACTCTTTGGACTATAAAAAAAGAGTCTGGAAGCTTTAAATGGACATTTCTATCAGCTATTATTCCTACTTGCATAGCTATTGCTACATGTTTTATACTTACACAATTTGTAAGACTTATAGGATTAGCATAA